A genomic region of Raphanus sativus cultivar WK10039 chromosome 6, ASM80110v3, whole genome shotgun sequence contains the following coding sequences:
- the LOC108806714 gene encoding cyclin-D3-3, with translation MKLQSHHSPKSKMALEDDEEIQNAPYCTLFCEEDTSGFEEEEDDKSDGKFPFFHLGFLDREDDDELSSLISKENELRPSLTEEGGVLDDEFLALCREKAVDWILRVKSHHGFSSVTALLAVNYFDRFITSRNFQTEYPWMSQLTALACLALAAKVEEVRVPLLVDLQVEEASYVFEAKTIQRMELLVLSTLQWRMHPVTPISFFDHIIRRFIFKSHQQLEFLSRCESLLLSVVPDSRFLSYSPSVLATAIMVSVFRGSKACDESEYESQLMTLLKVDSEKVNKCCELVFDHIPSKKRMQPASPTGVFDASFSSDSSNESWVVSASPSPPEPLFKRRRVQEQQMKLSSINRVFLDVFTTSPR, from the exons ATGAAACTCCAATCTCATCATTCTCCAAAGAGCAAGATGGCTTTAGAAGACGACGAAGAGATTCAAAACGCACCGTATTGTACCCTCTTCTGCGAGGAAGACACTTCCGGGTTcgaggaggaggaagacgacAAATCTgacggaaagtttccatttttccATCTGGGTTTTCTCGATCGGGAGGACGACGACGAGTTGTCGAGTCTGATCTCCAAGGAAAACGAGTTGAGACCGTCTCTTACCGAAGAGGGTGGTGTCTTAGACGACGAGTTTCTCGCCTTGTGTCGTGAAAAGGCTGTTGATTGGATCCTCAGGGTGAAATCTCATCACGGGTTTAGTTCCGTGACGGCTCTTCTCGCTGTTAACTACTTCGATAGGTTTATCACGAGCAGGAATTTTCAGACAGAGTATCCATGGATGTCTCAGCTCACGGCTTTGGCTTGTTTGGCTTTAGCTGCGAAAGTTGAGGAGGTCCGAGTTCCTCTGCTCGTAGATCTCCAA GTGGAAGAGGCAAGCTATGTCTTTGAGGCTAAAACCATACAGCGAATGGAGCTTCTCGTTCTCTCTACTCTTCAATGGAGGATGCATCCCGTGACTCCGATCTCGTTCTTCGATCACATTATCCGTCGATTCATCTTTAAATCTCACCAGCAACTGGAGTTCTTGAGTAGATGTGAATCTCTGTTGCTCTCCGTTGTTCCTG ATTCGAGGTTTTTAAGTTATAGCCCGTCTGTGTTAGCCACGGCGATAATGGTCTCTGTCTTTAGAGGTTCCAAGGCGTGTGACGAATCTGAATACGAATCTCAGCTCATGACACTACTCAAAGTTGATTCG GAGAAAGTAAATAAATGCTGCGAGTTGGTGTTTGACCACATTCCAAGCAAGAAAAGGATGCAACCCGCTAGTCCAACCGGTGTATTCGATGCATCATTCAGCTCTGATAGCTCGAACGAGTCATGGGTTGTGTCTGCATCACCGTCTCCTCCAGAGCCTCTGTTCAAGAGGAGAAGAGTGCAAGAGCAGCAGATGAAGTTGTCTTCAATAAACAGAGTGTTTCTCGATGTGTTCACTACTAGTCCTCGCTAA